CCGTCGCGGCCCCGCAGCAGCACCGTGACGACGCGGCCCCACGGCGTAACGCGGCCCGGAGCGACCTCGTCGAGGCCGGTGAGATCCGCGCCTCCGCGGCGGAGAGCGGCCTCGATCCCCGCCAGCGGCAGCATGGTGCTCCAGGCCACGCCGGGCGCGTCCAGCGCGTACGGATCCGGCACCCCCCGCAGGTATGGGTACAGCGTGCCCCACACGTTCTCGCTATCCTCGGTATGGCCGCCTGAGTTCGAGTGGTAGGCCGCGAAGATCGGCCGGCCGTCGTAGGTGAGGACGAGCCCACGGGTCGCGTCCACCGCCGCCGTCGCGGCCGGATCCTCGACCCCGGCGCCGAGGTAGACCTGCGCGTCCGTTGTCGCCGGAAGATCGAAGCCGGCATCCGCGGGCGAGGCGCCCTGGGCGGTTGGGTGCGCGACCATCCGCTGCACCGCGAGTGTGCGGGCGGCCACCGCCTGCGCGCGGACGGCCTCCGGCGGCCAGCGCGGGTCCACCTCGCCTTTGATCACCCCGTACAAATAGGACTCGAGGTCGAGGACGTTCACGACCGTGACCTGACCCGCGGGCGTGCGCCGCAGCTCGAGCGCCCCGCGATACGGGCGCCCGTCCGCCCGCAGCAGACCGTGTTGCGCCGTCAGACGGACGGCCGGACCCAAGGGGGTGCCGGAGAGATCGAGTCCGGCGCTGCCGCCGGCGGTCGCGATCCAGGCCGTGCCGCCCGGCGGCTGCGGCAGCACAACCGGTACAGGCGCCGTAAGCATCGACACCGACACATCTTCGGCGGTGACCGGACCGTCCGCGCTGATTTGGACCGAGGGACGATCGACCAGGATGCCGACGCGGATAACGAGCGATTCGGTCCCGCCCGCGGGCAGGAGGCCGGGCGAGGCCGCCGCCGCACAGCACCCCACGACGCCGGCGAGGGCGCCAGCCAGGATCACCCGGAGCGGCCGTCGCCGCCGCCCCCGCGGCCGGAGCGCGCCGTTCATCGCCTGGCGAAGAGGAGGTTGAGAAGCAGCGTGAGGATGAGACTCACGAGCACGCTGCCGAGGACCGGAACGTACAGCGTGAATCCCTTTCGCTGGATGTAGATGTCGCCGGGGAGCCGGGGCAGCATCCCCAGCAGCACAATCGCACCTCCCATAATGACGAGGAGGATGCCGAGTCCGATCAGCAGCCGGCCGATGGACGCGGGCGTCACGAGAACAGCGCCCCCTGGCCGCGCGGGGCCGGCCCATGGTCCGCCGACGCGGCGAGTCCCAGATGGTCGCAGGCCTGCGGTGTGACGCGCCGGCCCGACGGCGTTCTCGTCAGAAAGCCGATCTTCAGGAGGTAGGGCTCGATCATCTCGACGATGCTGTCGACCTCTTCGTTGAGCGTCGCCGCGAGCGCGTCCACGCCGACCGGGCCGCCGCCGTAGACCTGGACGACGGTGCGCAGCAGCTCGCGGTCCTGCGCGTCGAGCCCGATCGGATCCACGCCCTCGAACTCGAGCGCCTCCTTGGCGACCTCAAGCGTGATCGTGCCCTCGGCGCGGACCTGGGCGTAGTCGCGCACCCGGCGCAGCAGCCGGTTCGCGATCCGCGGCGTCCCGCGCGACCGGCGCGCGATCTCCTCCGCGCCGTCGTCGGCGACCGTGACGGCCAGGATGGACGCCGACCGGCGCACGACCTTGGCGAGGTCATCGACCGGATAGAAGTCGAGGTGCTGCGTGATGCCGAAGCGGTCGCGCAGCGGCGACGAGAGCAGGCCCGCGCGGGTCGTCGCGCCGACCAGCGTGAACGGCCGCAGCGTGTAGCGCAGCGTGCGCGCGTGCGCGCCCTTCTCGATCACGAAGTTGACGCAGAAATCCTCCATCGCGGGATAAAGAAACTCCTCGACCGTCCGCGGCAGCCGGTGGATCTCGTCGATGAACAGTACGTCGCCGGCGTCGAGGTTGGTGAGGATCCCCATGAGGTCGCCGCCCCGCTCGAGCGCGGGCCCCGAGGTGGTGACGATCTTCGTTTTCATCTCGGCGGCGATGACGTTGGCGAACGTCGTCTTGCCGAGGCCCGGCGGCCCGTGCAGCAGCACGTGATCGAGCGCTTCGCCCCTGTCGCGGGCCGCCCGGATGCTGATGGAAAGCCCCGTGATGACGCGGGCCTGTCCGATGCACTCCTCGAGACGCTTCGGCCGGAGGCTGCGGATGAACTGCTCGTCCTCGACGGCCCCCCGCTCGGGCGGCGGCTCGCCGCCCCCGCCCGCCGGCCCGATGGTGCGCTCCCGCGTCATGCGGGCGAGCCCGTCTTCGCGGACCGGTCCGATCCGCGCTCCACGCGGTAGACTTCCTGCAAGAGCGCTTCCGCGGACGCGATCGCGCCGTTCCGCCGCAGCGCGTCGGCCACCATGCGCCGGGCCTCGGCGGCGCGATAGCCGAGCTGCCGCGTCAGCACGTCGACGACTTCGTCCTGGAAGTCCGCAGGCGCGGCCTCAGGCTCCGCGGGCGCGTCCGTGCGGAGGAGCGCGTACTTGCCCATTTTCCCGTGCAGCGCCGCGACGATCTTCTCCGCGGTGCGCGCGCCGACGCCCGGCAGCTTCTGCAGAAAGCCGATATCCTTGCGCTCCACGGCGTCGGCCACCCGCTCGATCGGATGCGCCAGCGCCTTCATCGCCTTCGTCGGCCCGACGCCGTCGACGGTAATGAACCGCTCGAAGAACTCCTGCTCGACCTCGCGTAGAAATCCCACCAGCAGCGGACGCGGCTGGTTCGTGCTGACGTGGTACGAGATATGCAGCTCCACGGTCTCGTCGAGACGGTGCGGATCGGCGCGCAGCAGGTCGCGCAGGAACGCCGGGAGGTGGACCTCGTAGCCGACGCCGGCGCAGTCGATGACCAGCATCTCCTCGGTACGGCGCATCACCCGGCCGCGCAGCAGCGCGATCATGCCGGCGTCCTCAGCGGCACGCCGCGGCGGGAGAGCGCCACCAAGGCCAGCGCCAGCGCGTCGCCGACGTGGCTGACCGGCTCCCGGTCGAGAGTCAGCAGCGCGCGCACCATCCGCTGGATCTGGCGCTTGTCGGCGCGCCCGGAGGTGACGAGGGCGCGCTTCACCGCGGCCGGGGGAATCGTCTCCACGGGGATGCGCCGCTCAGAGGCGGCGACGCTGATCACGCCGCAGACATGGCCGATGAGAATGCCGGTGCGGGGAAAGGCGGGATGCGCGAAGACGTCTTCGAGCGCGATCGCGCCGGGCCGCCACTCCGCGAGGACTTCGCGGAGCCCGACGTAGAGCTCCGCCAGGCGCTCGCTCAGCGGCGCGCGGGGGTCGGTGCGGATCACCCCGGCCTCGGCGACGCGAAGCGCGGGCCCGGCCGTCTCGATCATACCGTAACCCGTCAGATGAAGTCCTGGATCGAGGCCGAGCATCCGCACAACGCCGCCGCGCCGAGGAGGCACAACGGCTCCGCGGCCCCCTGCCGGCCGGCGAGGCTGGGAAGCGAACACGAACCGGTGTTCGCCGGTGGCACCGGCCTTCCTGCGCGGGCTCGGCACGCCCGGCCGGCCTCCGGACGCCCCCATGACACGAAGCCCGCCCCGAGGGGTCAGCGAGCCGCGAAAACCGGCTTGATCCCCGCGATCCGAAGATAGATGGACAGTTGCCCGTTGTGGTAGAAGGTGTGCGGCACCGCAAACCCGACCACGACGCCCTGCGGCAGCTTGGCGCCCCACGGCGTCTCGACGATCTTGGCCGCTTCCTGATCCGTGAGCTTGGCCAATCCCGCGACGTAGCGCTCCCCACCCTGGCGGACCGCATCCAGGACCTGCGCCCTCGAGCGGAAGTTATCCGGCGGGAACGCGGTGACGCGCTCCCACACGGTCTTGCCGATGTTATCGCTAAACATGACCGACGTGTTCGCGAGGTGCAGTGCGATCTCGCGGAACGACCGGGTGTCCAAGCCCTCGGGCTTGTCGTCCAGGCGTCCCTCGGGCATCAACTCGACGTTCTGCTGAACGGCGGTCCAGATCGCGCGGAATCCTGGTTCGATCGTCTCCCGTACCCCCATAAGGGACACCCCCGTCTGTAATGGTCAGCCGACCTGCTGCAGTACCTCGTCCGGGATATCGAAATTGGCGTAGACGTGCTGCACGTCGTCGTGGTCCTCAAGCGCCTCCATGAGCCGCAGCACCTGCTGCGCCTCCTTGCCGCTCACCGGTACGGACGACTTCGGCACCATCGTGATCTCGGCCAGCGTCGGCTTCCAGCCGGCCTCCTCGAGCGCGCGCCGCACCTTCATAAAGTCCTCCGGCGCCGTCGTGATCTCGTACTCGCCGTCCGTCGTCTTGATGTCCTCCGCGTCGATCGCCCGCGTGATGACCTCGTCCTCCGACGCGACCGTGCGGGGCAGCGTGATGAGCCCCTTCTTCTCGAACATCCACGCGACCGACGCGCCCATCGCACCGCCGGCCTTGGTCAAGATGTTGCGGACCTCGGAGGCGGTGCGGTTCTTATTGTCCGTGGCGACCTGCACGAGGAGCGCGACGCCGGCGGGCCCCATGCCCTCGTAGGTCATCTCTTCGTACACGGCGCCGTCGCCGCCGCCCGCCCCACGCGCCACCGCCCGCTGAATATTGTCGTTCGGCATGCTCGCTTCGCGGGCGCGCTCGATCGCAGACCGGAGGCGCATGTTGTTGGCCGGGTCGCCGCCGCCGTCTTTCGCGGCGATGATGATCTCCCGCGCGAGCTTGCTGAAAATCTTGCCGCGCTGCTGGTCCACCTTGCCCTTCTTGATCTTGATGTTGTGCCACTTGGAATGTCCTGACACGGCGAGCCCCCTAAGGAACGACCCGCCCGGGCATCACGCCCGGGCCTGCTCCTACTACTATACTGGGGCGGCCCCGGACCGGCAAGCGGGTCGGCGCGCAGGACACGCCGTGACCCAACGACGAACGTGGGCGCATGCGTCCGCAGACCGCGGCCCCACGACATGCCGCGCCATAACCTCCCCGCGCAGCTAACCAGTTTCATCGGCCGGGAGCGCGAGATCGCGGAGGTCCGGCGATTTCTTTCGACGACCCGTCTGCTGACGCTCACCGGCGCGGGGGGCGCCGGCAAATCCCGCCTGGCGTTCCAAGTCGCGGCGGAGGCGCTCGACGACTTCGCCGACGGCGTGTGGACCGCGGAACTGGCGCCGATCGCCGACCCCACTCTCGTCGCCCAGGCCGTCGCGTCCGCGCTCGACGTGCCGGAGCAACCGGGGCGACCGTTGACCGACACGCTCGCGGATTACCTGCGGTCGAGATCCCTGCTGCTCGTCCTGGACAACTGCGAACATCTGCGGACGGCGTGCGCGGCGCTCGCGACGGCGCTGCTGCAGGGGTCGCCGGGTCTACGTATCCTCGCGACGAGCCGGGTGCCGCTCACCGTGCCCGGCGAGGTGCTCTGGCGGGTGCCGTCGCTCTCCGTGCCGGAGGCACGTCCGCGGTCGCCCGACGAGATTCGTCACTACGAAGCGGTGCGGCTCTTCGTGGAGCGCGCACGCGCCGTGCAGCCCGCGTTTGCCCTCACCTCGGATAACGCCCGCGCGGTCGCGGACGTGTGCCGCGAGCTCGACGGCATCCCGCTCGCGATCGAACTCGCCGCGGCGCGAACGCGGGTGCTGGCGGTCGGGCAGATCGCGGAGCGCCTGCACGACCGGTTTCGGCTGCTCACCGGCGGGAGCCCGTCCGCCCTGCCCCGCCACCAAACGCTGCAGGCGACGATGGACTGGAGCTACGGCCTCCTCGCGGCGCACGAACGGACTCTGCTGGGGCGGCTGTCGGTGTTTGCCGGGGGATGGTCGCTGGAGGCGGCGGAGGCAGTGTGCGCGGACGGCGGGCTCGAGCGGACCGAGGTCCTCGACGTACTGGCGCACCTGGTCGACAACTCGCTCGTCTTGGCGGATATGCCGCGCGACGAGACGCGGTACCGCCTCCTGGAAACAGTGCGACAGTACGCTCAGGCCCGGCTCGAGGACTCGGACGAGGCCGTAAGGGTCCGGCGGCGGCACCGCGACTGGTACCTCGGCCTGGCGGAACGAGCGGACGCGAGCGTGCGCGGTCCGGACGAAGAGACCTGGCTCGCGTTGGTGGAGACGGAACACGATAACCTTCGCGCGGCGATCGAGTGGACGAAGGCGCAGCGGGACGCGGAGGCGGAACTCCGGCTGGCCAGAGCGTTGGAATGGTTCTGGTATTTGCTCGGGCACTGGACGGAAGGCCGCGCACGGCTCGAAGAGGCGATCGAGAGAGGCGCGGCCGCGCCGCCCTCATACATGCCGAAGATTCTGGTAGGGGTAGTGCGTCTCGCGTACCGCATGGACGATCTCAGACGGGCCGAAGCGCTGTGCACACAAGGCTTGACACTGACGCGGCAACTCGACGACAAGTCCGGCACCGCGCAGTTTCTATTGTGGTCGGGGATTATCGCGGTCGCGGAAAATCGGCCCGCGGACGCTGTGCCGCGGGTGGAGGAAGCGCTGGCTGTGTGCCGGGCGATCGGAGACCGGTGGTGGGAACTGGAAGCGCTGGCGATGCTCGGCACCGTGGCGACGATGCGTGGCGACTATCCACGCGCCGGAGCGTGCCTCACGGAATGTCTCACCCTCAGCCGGGAAACCGGCAACGCCAACAACACGTCCTACGCCCTTCGCGGCCTGGGTGTCCTCGCGGTGCGGCGAGGCGACGCAGCGGGCGCGCTTGTGCACTATACGGAATGTCTGGACCTGTGCCGGCGGGTCAGGACGCCGGGCATCATCGCCGAGTGCTTCGAAGGCCTGGCCCGAACCGCGGCACTCCGCCGTGAGCACGAACGGGCCGCGGTACTGTTCGGCGCCGCCGACGCGTTGTTCCAGAGTCTCGGAGGCCGCCTGCCGTTGTGGGCCGACGAGTCCGAACACGACCGGCACGTGGCCGCGGCCCGGAGCAAAATGGGCCCGGCGGCGTTTGCCGCAGCAGACGGTCGAGGCCGGGCCATGACCGTCGACCAAGCACTCGAGTACGCGCTACCGCCGGCGCCGCCGGGGCGGACCCCCCGCGATGCCGAGGCGGAGACGCTGACGGCCCGGGAACGAGAAGTCGCATCCCTCGTCGCGCAGGGACTGACGAACCGCCAAGTAGCCGCCAGGCTCGTCGTTACCGAGCGCACCGCCGAAACCCACGTGCAGAATATCCTCAACAAGCTCGGCTTCACCTCCCGCGCACAGATTGCCGCCTGGGCGGTCGCGCAGGGGCTGCTCCCCACCGCCTGATCGGTACGGAGCGGCGTTCGCTCGCCAAAGATACGTACCGGATACGGGCTTTCCTCGATGATGGCCGCGCCGTCCCTTCCTATAGTGGGACACAAGCTCACAGACGACGAGGAGGGATGCGGCGATGCCGAGGTTTGTCGTCGAACGCGAGATCGCGGGGGCCGGCGATCTCTCGGCCCAGGATCTGCGGGCAATCTCGCAGCGGTCGTGCAGCGTGCTCAACGAAATGGGGCCCCAGATTCAGTGGGTGCAGAGCTATGTCACCGGCGACAAGATCTACTGCGTGTACCTCGCGCCGAACGAGGCGATGGTCCGCGAGCACGCCCGGAAAGGCGGGTTCCCGGCCAACCGCGTGGCGGAGGTGCGGACTGTTATCGATCCGACGACCGCAGAAGCGTAGGCGGGCCGGACCCGATCGACGGCGGCGCGCCGGCGGCTCTAATCGAAGAGAGGAGCGACTGATGCGAACGCAAGCGCTGAGAATGCTCGTGCTGAGCGTGGCGGTCGTTCTGGTGTGGAGCGCCGGCCTACCGGCGTTCACCGCCGAGCCCAAGCTCAACCAAGACGTGATCAGGAAACTTTCGGCCGCCCGGCTGGCGACCGCCAAGTACTCGACCGATCTCGCCCAGGCGAAGGCCGACGGCTACACGATCATCACACCGATGATTCCGAATATGGGCTACCACTTTCTGAACCCCAAGATCGCCGGGTTTGACGTCACGAAGCCCCCGATCCTCGTCTATGTGCGCAGGGGCGACGCCTGGCAACTCGTCGCGATCGAGTGGGTCTTCCCCAAGAAGCCGGCCGTACCGCCGCTCCAAGGCGCCACGTACGGTTCCTTCGGCGCCGCGTGCCACTACGCCGACGGGTCCTTCCTGCCCTCGTTTTCCGAGGCGATGTGCGCGAAGAAGCACCCGCAAACCGGTGCGGCCTTCGGCTTCTGGCACCCGCCGCTGGTGACGTTCCACGTCTGGCTCTGGTACCCGAATCCGAATGGGGTGTTCGGCGAGTACAATCCGCTGCTCACCCCGTTCAACAATGACTGACGCGAGGCGGGGAGGGCGCCGACGCCCTCCCTTCTCTCCCGCACGGCGCATTGCTTGGCCGCTTGTCCTCGGCGCCCTGCTGCTGCCCGTCCCGGTGGGCGGGGCGCAGCCGGCCGTCGTCAGCGTCACGATGCGGGAGTTCATGTTCCAACCGACCACCATCCGGCTCGCCGCGGGCCAACCCGTGCGGCTCGTCCTCCTGAACCGGGGGCAGCTCGCCCACCAGTTCGAGACAGCCTACCTTCACGCGGTCCCCGTGCGGGTCGCGGGCGACGTGCTGTCCGTCGAGGCCGCCGGGCTCGACGTCACGCGCCTCAACCCGGACGGAACAGCGCGGCTGGAATTCATCCCCCAGCACCGGGGCCGCTACGTGTTTGCCTGCACGATCGAGGGACACCGGGAGGCCGGGATGACCGGCGCGCTGGACGTGCGATGACCGGGGCGGCGCAGGGACGATCGGTTCGCGAGGGTGGCCGCGGGCCTTACTTGATGTGCACGGACACCGTGGCGGTGCCGGATGTCGCGACGCCGTCCGGACCGGCCGTCGCGGCCGCGGTGATCACGAGCGTTCCGCCGGACGGACGCAGCCACGGGTTGACCTGATAGGAGAACGTGCCCGACTGATCGGTCCGGATGTAGACGTCCGCGGCCTGCACCTTGAGCGCGCCGCTCTCGCTCGTCACCGTGATGTGCACGAGCGTCCCCGGCGGCGAGGCGCCGGTAATCGTCAGCGGCAGCTCGACGTCGCTGCCGTGACGCGGCGCCGTAATCACCACCGGCAGCGTGGCATGGTCGCGGCCGGCGGACGGGATCGTTTGGGGAGGGCCGCCCGGCGCTCCGGTCACGACCGCGGGAACGGCGGGCACAGGCGCCGGTGCCCCCGCCGACGCAGGCGAGCCTGAAGGCCCGGGCGGCACGGGCGAACCTGAAGGCCCGGGCGGCGCCGCCGGTTGGTCCGGCGACGGCGTCACCGGCGCGGCGCCGCCTTCGGGCTGCGTACCGCGGATGAACACCTCCGGACGATTGGTGCAGCCCGCGGCCGATGTGTCCGTGGCGCAGACCGTCGCCTGCACGACGCCGTCGGGCGACGTCCAGTCGTCCTTGCCGATCAGCGGCAGGATCTGCTTCATGAACGCCGCCCACGTCCGCGCGGGGAGACTGCCGCCCGTGACCTTGTTCATCGGCGAATCGTCGTCGTTGCCCACCCAGACCCCGGCGACGATCGAGGGCGTAAACCCGATGAACCAGGCGTTGCGGTAATCGTCCGCGGTGCCGGTCTTGCCGGCCTCGGGAATGCCGATCTGGGCCGCGGTGCCGGTGCCGCGCTGGACCACGCCCTTCAGCAAGTCGGTCATTACGTAGGCGACCTCGGGGCTCAGCACGACGTGCCGGTCGGCGACGTGCTCCTCGAGCACCTTCCCGTGGTAGTCCGTCACGCGCGTGACGGCGACCGGCGCCGCGCGCACGCCGCCGTTCGCGAACACGCCGTAGGCCGAGGCCAGCTCGAGCAGCGTCACGTCCGAGGAGCCGAGCGTCAGAGAGAGGTTTGCCTGCAGCGGACTGTCGATGCCCATCCGATGCGCCAGGTCGACGATCGCGCGCGGGCCCACTTCCTCCTCGAGCCGGATCGACGCGACGTTGATCGAGTTCTCGAGCGCGTAGCGCGCCGTGATGGAGCCGTGCCACTTCTTGTCGTAGTTTTCCGGCTTCCAGACGCTGCCGTCCGGCATCGGAAACTCGATCGGCGCATCGAGCAGCATCCGCGTCGGCGGAATGCCGCGCATCACGGCGACGGTGTAGGTGAACGGCTTGAACGCCGACCCCGGCTGCCGGTGCGCCTGCCACGCGCGGTTGAACTGACTGGTTCGGAAGTCATATCCGCCGATCATCGCCCGCACGTACCCGGTCCGCGGGTCGATCGCGACCATCGCGCCCTGCTGCGCCTGGAGATGATCGCGCTTCGCCTCGTCGATCGCGCGGCGGACCGCCTGCTCCGCGGCCGCCTGCATATGGAGATCGAGCGTGGTATAAACGCGCAGCCCGCCCTTGTAGAGCATCTCCTCGCCGTAGCGCTGGAGGAGACCCGGCAGAATGTAGCTCACGAAGTACGGCGCGCGAATGCCGACAAGCCCGGCGTTGGATTTCGCGGCGAGGTGCAGCGCGGCGTGCTCCGCCGCGCGCATCTGCGTCGGGGTGATGTCCCCCTGCTCCGTCATCCTCACCAATACCTCGCCCATCCGGGTGCGGGCGCGGTCGAGGTGCTCGTAGGGCGAATAGTAGGACGGGGCGCGGATGAGGCCCGCCAGCATCGCGCTTTCCGGCAGCGAGAGCGCGTCGGCGGGCTTCCCGAAGTACACCTCCGCGGCCGTCTCGACGCCGTAGGCGCCCTGGCCGAAGTACACCTGGTTGAGGTAGCGCTCCAGGATCTCGTCCTTGGTGAGCCGCCGCTCGATCTGCACGGCGAGCAGGATCTCCGCGATCTTGCGGGTGAGCGACTTCTCGCTCGTGAGGAACATGTTGCGGGCCAGCTGCTGCGTGATCGTGCTGCCGCCCTCGGCGTACCCGCGGTCGTGAAGGTTGCGTAGACCCGCCCGGACCACGCCGCGCAGCGAGAAGCCGCGGTGCCGGTAGAAGTCCGCGTCTTCCGTGTCGATGACGGCGCGCTGGAAGTTGTTCGCGACGTGTGACAGCGGGATGCTGTCGCGGTTCTCGCGGTACAGGCTGGCGATGATCTGCCCGTCCGACGAGTAGATCCGGGTGGCTTCGCTCGGCAGATCGTAGAGGGCGTCGACCGACGGAAGGTGCGTGCTGATCGCGGCCGCCGCGCCGAAAAGCAGCCCGGCGCCGACGAGGACGACGGCGGTGCCGGCAAGAGCCAGGGTGAGCGCGGCCTGACGGACGATCCGCCACTGCCGCGGCGTCAGGCGCCACCCCCGCGCGTGCGCGGCGGTGGATCGCCGGACCGAATTCGGCCCTCGCGGTCTCCCCATCAGCGGCCTCTCTTTGCGTCGATGCTGTCGGCTGCGATTGGTACAACGGTGGCCCGGAAGGCGATCCCTCCCGGGCCGAGCCAGACGCCGCTCGTCATCCGACCTTCAATGAATATACCCCACTATACCTTCTCGGGGACGACCGGGCAACTGCCCGCCGCCGCCCGCGATTGTGAACGTCCGGCCGGCGCGTTGACGCTCCGGGGGGCCGATGCTACGATGAGCGCGCGATGACGTCCTCTGCCGACGGAACGCCCGAGGCCGCCCCCCCAGCCGGCGGACCGGCCGCCGGCGACCACGAAATCAAGGCCGCCCGGACCAGCACGACCCGCCGCCGGGTGATCCAGGCCCGCGAGGACTCCGCGCAGACCCGCACCGACGTGCTGGCGGTGGAAGAGCCCCTCGAGATCCGTCTCTATCCCCCGGACGGCGGACCCTTCACCCGGATCTCGGTTACGATGCGTACGCCGGGGCACGACTTCGAGCTCGCCGCCGGATTCCTGTACACGGAGGGCGTGCTGCGGACGCCCGACGACGTCCGCACCATCAGCTACTGCACCGATCCATCCCTCGACGGAAGCCAGCAGTACAACATCGTCAACGTGGCGCTGCGCCCGGACGCGGCGTACGATCCCGAGCGGCTCCGCCGCAACTTCTACACCACGTCGAGTTGCGGCGTCTGCGGCAAGGCCTCGATCGAGGCGATTCACGTGCGCGGCATCGGCGCCGTGACCGGCGACGGCCTCACGATCGACGACGAGATCCTGGCCCGGCTCGGAGACGCCCTGCGGGAGGCGCAGACGCTGTTCGCCAAGACGGGCGGCCTCCACGCGGCGGGCTTGTTCGACCGGAACGGCCGCCTGCTCGTCCTGCGGGAGGACGTCGGCCGGCACAACGCGGTGGACAAGGTGGTGGGGCATGCGTTCCTGGCACGGCGGCTGCCGCTCCGGGCGCACATCGTCATGGTGAGCGGCCGGGCCAGTTTCGAGATCGTCCAGAAGGCCGCGGCCGCCGGGGTTCCCATCGTCGCGGCCGTCTCCGCGCCCTCGAGTCTCGCCTGCGATACGGCCGACGCGTTCGGGATGACGCTGCTCGGCTTCGTCCGCGGTCCGCGGTTCACCGTGTACACCGGCGCGCAGCGCGTCCGCCTCCGCGGACGCGCCTCCGCCGCCGACACGGAATAGCGTTCGGCCGTCTCACAACCCGAGCATCGCCGCCAGCCGCATCAAGCCCCACCCGAGCCCGAAGCACGCGGGCAGCGTCAGCACCCATGCGGTCACGATGTTTCTGGCCACGCTCCACCGCACCCAGCGCATGCCTTTGGACGCCCCGACGCCCAGGATCGCCCCGTTGATCGCGTGCGTCGTGCTGATCGGGATGCCGAGCCGCGTGGCGATTTCGATCGTGGTCGCCGCCGCCGTCTCGGCGGCGAACCCGTCGATGGGATGCAGCTTGGTGAGCCGGAATCCCATCGTCTTGACGATGCGCCAGCCGCCGGCCGCCGTGCCCGCGCCCATGGCGCACGCGCAGACCACCATCACCCACACCGGAACGTAGAACGCGGGGCCGAGCGCGCCGTACGCGAAGAGCGCGAGCGCCATGATCCCCATCGTCTTCTGCCCGTCGTTGCCGCCGTGGCTGAACGCCATGTACATCGACGACAAGAGCTGCAGCCGGCCGAATACCCGCGTGACGCGCGCCGGCGGGTTGCGATAGAACAGCCAGTACAATCCGACGATGATGGCGCCGGCGGCGAGCAGCGCGATGAGGGGCGAGTAGCCGATCCCGATGCCCACCTTCACGACGCCGGACACCAGGACCGCTTTGAAGCCGCCGGTGGCCACGCCGGCGCCGAGGACGCCGAACAGCAGCGCGTGGCTCGAGCTCGTCGGCATGCCGAGGTACCAGGTGAAGAAGTCCCAGCCGATGCCGGCGACCAACCCGGCCGCGATCGTGGTCTGGGTGACGACGTGCGGGTCGACGAGGCCCTTGCCGACGGTCGTCGCCACGGCCGTGCCGGTCACGGCGCCGGCGAAATTGAGGACACCCGCCATGACGACCGCCTGGGCGGGCCGCAGAACCCGCGTGGCCACCGCGGTCGCAATCGCGTTCGCGGCGTCGTGGAAGCCGTTCACGAACTCGAAGACGAGACCGAGCGCGAGCACCGACGCCAGCAGCACGAAATGTGTGTTCACGTCGCGTACCGGTTGCATCCGGTCGCGCGCGATCCCTCCGCGCCCGGGACCGCCTTCGCCGGCGGGGCGGCCGGTCCGGGGATACGGGACCTCCCGGCGCAAAAAAGGAGTATACAGTTAATGGTTCAATATTCCGTAACCACGCGTCCGGCCACCGCGGCCGTCGCGGGAGCGCAATGGAATCGGAACGCCACACGGGAACAT
The window above is part of the bacterium genome. Proteins encoded here:
- a CDS encoding DinB family protein; translated protein: MGVRETIEPGFRAIWTAVQQNVELMPEGRLDDKPEGLDTRSFREIALHLANTSVMFSDNIGKTVWERVTAFPPDNFRSRAQVLDAVRQGGERYVAGLAKLTDQEAAKIVETPWGAKLPQGVVVGFAVPHTFYHNGQLSIYLRIAGIKPVFAAR
- a CDS encoding DUF2905 family protein, which encodes MTPASIGRLLIGLGILLVIMGGAIVLLGMLPRLPGDIYIQRKGFTLYVPVLGSVLVSLILTLLLNLLFARR
- a CDS encoding crossover junction endodeoxyribonuclease RuvC, whose protein sequence is MGASGGRPGVPSPRRKAGATGEHRFVFASQPRRPAGGRGAVVPPRRGGVVRMLGLDPGLHLTGYGMIETAGPALRVAEAGVIRTDPRAPLSERLAELYVGLREVLAEWRPGAIALEDVFAHPAFPRTGILIGHVCGVISVAASERRIPVETIPPAAVKRALVTSGRADKRQIQRMVRALLTLDREPVSHVGDALALALVALSRRGVPLRTPA
- the ruvB gene encoding Holliday junction branch migration DNA helicase RuvB, with translation MTRERTIGPAGGGGEPPPERGAVEDEQFIRSLRPKRLEECIGQARVITGLSISIRAARDRGEALDHVLLHGPPGLGKTTFANVIAAEMKTKIVTTSGPALERGGDLMGILTNLDAGDVLFIDEIHRLPRTVEEFLYPAMEDFCVNFVIEKGAHARTLRYTLRPFTLVGATTRAGLLSSPLRDRFGITQHLDFYPVDDLAKVVRRSASILAVTVADDGAEEIARRSRGTPRIANRLLRRVRDYAQVRAEGTITLEVAKEALEFEGVDPIGLDAQDRELLRTVVQVYGGGPVGVDALAATLNEEVDSIVEMIEPYLLKIGFLTRTPSGRRVTPQACDHLGLAASADHGPAPRGQGALFS
- a CDS encoding YebC/PmpR family DNA-binding transcriptional regulator, which encodes MSGHSKWHNIKIKKGKVDQQRGKIFSKLAREIIIAAKDGGGDPANNMRLRSAIERAREASMPNDNIQRAVARGAGGGDGAVYEEMTYEGMGPAGVALLVQVATDNKNRTASEVRNILTKAGGAMGASVAWMFEKKGLITLPRTVASEDEVITRAIDAEDIKTTDGEYEITTAPEDFMKVRRALEEAGWKPTLAEITMVPKSSVPVSGKEAQQVLRLMEALEDHDDVQHVYANFDIPDEVLQQVG
- a CDS encoding SpoIID/LytB domain-containing protein, producing MILAGALAGVVGCCAAAASPGLLPAGGTESLVIRVGILVDRPSVQISADGPVTAEDVSVSMLTAPVPVVLPQPPGGTAWIATAGGSAGLDLSGTPLGPAVRLTAQHGLLRADGRPYRGALELRRTPAGQVTVVNVLDLESYLYGVIKGEVDPRWPPEAVRAQAVAARTLAVQRMVAHPTAQGASPADAGFDLPATTDAQVYLGAGVEDPAATAAVDATRGLVLTYDGRPIFAAYHSNSGGHTEDSENVWGTLYPYLRGVPDPYALDAPGVAWSTMLPLAGIEAALRRGGADLTGLDEVAPGRVTPWGRVVTVLLRGRDGRAQEMNANRFRLLVGASVLRSTMFTVARQGAAAGFTGRGSGHGVGLDQWGARAMAVHGFTFEQILKYYYTGVAIEPRY
- the ruvA gene encoding Holliday junction branch migration protein RuvA produces the protein MIALLRGRVMRRTEEMLVIDCAGVGYEVHLPAFLRDLLRADPHRLDETVELHISYHVSTNQPRPLLVGFLREVEQEFFERFITVDGVGPTKAMKALAHPIERVADAVERKDIGFLQKLPGVGARTAEKIVAALHGKMGKYALLRTDAPAEPEAAPADFQDEVVDVLTRQLGYRAAEARRMVADALRRNGAIASAEALLQEVYRVERGSDRSAKTGSPA